The Anabaena sp. PCC 7108 region GGTTAGGATTGGTAACTGCTGAAATCTAAATTTTAATTGCTGTTCAACCTTAGCTAGTTCTCGGCTTTCTACCTCTAGTTTCTGAATTTGAGTGGTCGCTTCTGCTACTCTTAGACCTAAAAACCGATTTTCCTCCTCTTGAAGAAGAGGTAGAAGATTTCGTCTTTTCTCCTGTAGTGATTCTACGACTGGGTTGTCAGGTTGAAAACGAACTAATTCTGCAGATATTTGGGTTTCTAATTGGCGTAATTGAACAACTAACTGCCCGTATATAGGTGCATTATTTAATATTGACAGTTTTCCTTCTGGCGTTGATAGACTAATATAAGCAGCACGAGCTGTGGCTAATTGTTGATTAACATCTAGTCGTTGCTGATCCAAAGTTTGCATTTGTTGAGCAACTGAATTAGATTTGCTTTCTGGATCAATAAACTCGTATCTTTGTCGAAAAATTTCCAGTTTTCGTTCTAACTGAGTTACAATATTTTGACGTACGGGGCGTTGTTTTTTTATAAACTCAAGCCCCTGACGTAACTTCGTTTGACGCTTTTTCAAACTGTCAGTTAAATAATATTTAGAAATTGTATCTAAGACAATTTTAATCTCTTCAGGATACTTGCTTTTATAGCTTACTTCTATAACCTTAGTTGGACCCAAACGACGAATAGTTAAATTTTTGATCAGGTAATTATAATCAATTTTTGGATAATCGTTTAGATAGTCATATCTCAACTTGCGTATAACATCTTTATGGTCAGATTTTAATTTATTTATCACGTTTTCCATGACTTCCTGACTTTTAAGAACCTGAATTTGACTTTCATAATCTAATCCAGATTTAGGAACTGCCGAGTCTGGAAGATTGAGTGTTTGTAAAGTATTGTCTCCTGTTACAGGTTCAACTAAAAGCTGAAAATTTCCTTGATATATCTTTTCTTGCTTTAATGTTGAATAAGTAACAGCACCCATAACAGATGCAACAACAACTGTGATCACTAAGGCTCTTCGTCGAAGAATACCCAGTAATTCTCTTGGGTTCCAGTCTTCATCCTCTGTTTCCAAAGGTGAAAAAGGCTGAAATGGCAATAATGTCGGTGCAATATTTACCTTTCCATTCTCATTAGCATTCGAGATTATATTAGAATTCTGATTAATCATGGATTTGTATCGCTGAATTATTTAGGTAAATATTTTATGTTTCTTCGGTATCAGTTGTACAGAACTAATTTTTAAAATGCCAAATGAGCAAACTGACAATTTTGATAATTTCAAAATTACTCAACCTGTAGATGCTTTATTTGTTTTATCTTCTAGTATTTTCACGCAATAGCATTTTTGATCCCCTAGTTAATCTTCCACCGCTTATTATAGTCTTGTGTGAATCGTATCATGCGATCACAAAAAAAGAGTTGCTTACATTTTACACCCTAGTTTCTCAGTTGTGTGTTTTGTTGATGATATGGGAATCCAGTTAGATTACTTAGTTAGATTATAGCTAGGGATGTGTATCTAGAGATACTCATTGAGACTATTGACTTTTATAAGAATACTACTTTTTTCAGTTCAGACCACAATTTGTCCATAGCTTGCTGAGTATGAGCCATATGCTCCCGTCATATCATGTCCAGTTGTTCGCGTAGCGTCTCGTTAGAGATATACTTATCATTTAGACTAACGCTCAAGACACGGAGACGCTCTTACGCGGAGATTTTTTTTTGATAAGTGATTAGGCGGACATGACATCAGAGATACACAAAAATCAAATAAAAATCCTATATAGTTTGGATAATTTTTCAAGATGTAGATTGTGATTTGGGTAGTAACTGTTGATCTTTTGCCAGAATGCTCAATTATGTTTCAGATTTTTGTCATATTTTCCTCTTCTTAATGGGTTGGGCTGGATTACCGGCATAAATCATCATTGACTCTAAAGATTTTCCAGTTACACTACCTAGAGTTAAAACTGCTCCCTGGCCGATTGTCACTCCCGGACCAATTACCGATTTTGCTGCTATCCAACTACTCTCTTCAATATGTATGGGAGCAGGAATCAGTTGAAAATCTAAATGATTCCAATCATGATTACCTGTACATAGATAAACCCCTTGAGACAAACAAACATGATCTTTTATCACTACAGGTGCAAGGTTGTCAATCCAAGTATTTTCCCCAATCCAAACATAGTTACCGATACTCAAACGCCAGGGGAATTTGATTCGCACTCCAGGTTTGATACGAACTCCTGTACCGATATTGGCACCAAAAATCCGGAGAACAGCAATTTTTACTGATGATATTGGTAGTAAATAACTTTCCACTAAAGGTGAACCCAGAAAGTACCACAAAAGTTGTTGAAGGTAGGGCGCACCTGGGGTATACTTGCTAAGTTTGTAATTATCTAGACGCATAAACTGGGGGACGAAAACGAGGGTTGAAGCTGGCTCCGGTACGACCTGATACAATCCATAATAGAGAACGTCCACTATCACGAATAATACGGACAACTGATTCTCTAGGTCGTTTTGAGGGAATAGAAATGGGGGTAAAAGTAATGCCTTGGCTACCTAAAACTAGGGTGGCTATAGTTTTAGCCCTCGGTAGATGGAAATCTGAAGTGATCAGGTAGACGTGCTGGATATGGCGTTGCTGGAAATCGTCAACCAGGGTAGTAAAATTAGTCACTGTGTCAACCGCACGATAGTCAAGATGAATGCGATTGGTGGGAATAGCTACAGCCCCGAAAATTGCCAAAGCTTGGGCTGGAAGTATGCCACTAGAAACCCAAATATCTAGATAGGGATGATTTTGAGCAAATTCGGCGGTAAATTCCTCTCGCTCTGGACCACCACCAAGAGTGAGAATAGCTTGGGGCTGGGGTGCTTGGTAGGATGCGATCGCTATTCTGATCGGAATAACACTTAGAAGCACCAGGATCAAGCCGACTAAACTTAAAACCCAATATTTTTTGAATTGGCGATATAACCGCTTCATGAGTAAAATCAGTGTGTTTTCAGTTAGTTTATTGGGATTGTCTTGCCAAAAGCGTACACAAAGAACATCCACTCGCCCACCCTACTCACATCAGTATCATACAATTTAACAGAGGTTATTGATTAATAATGTTTTGATAGGCAGTAGCTAATTGTTTAGCAATTGTCTGCCATGAATATTGTTCTAAAGCAAATAAACGTCCATTTTGACCCATTTGTTCCCGCATTTGGGGGGAATTTAAAAAATTAGCGATCGCTCCTTGCAAAGCTTCTATTTCTCCTTCTACAATGATTCCAGCTTGAGCTGCAGCGATTTCCGGCGCAATTTGCACACCCGGTGTGGTGATAATTGGTAAACCAGACACCATCGCTTCTGCTAGGGCGATACCAAAATTTTCGGAATAAGTAGGCAGTACAAATAAATCCGCACCTTGCAACAACAAATCCTTATCATATCCGCTGACAAACCCGACAAATGAAGTTTGCTCTGTGAGATTAAGGGATGCCACTATTTGCTGTAAAGATTTAACATATAAATCTTCTCCAGAACCGGCAATGAGTAAGTGAAACTTCTGCTCCTGTTTTACCAACCCACCTAATGATTGAATCAACAATTCAGGACGTTTCTTATAGTGTAAACGGGAAAGAAATAGAACAATGGGAACTTCACTAGAGATATTATACTGATGTCGCAATTTAGATTTAGCATCACGAATTAATAAAGGTGGATTAACTCCTAAAGGCAAAACTATTTTAGGTGGCGTAACTTCAAACCGTAATGCATCTTCCATCTCACCCACAGATGTACAGTGGATAGCCGCAGCATTATTTAAATTACGTCGTTCAATTACAGTGCTATAAATTTGTTTTTTTAACTGGCTTTGTGCCAATGCCCAAGGTGTTAATTGTCCCATGATTCTCACCGTATATGGAACTTGTTGCCACTGGGCAAAAATAGCAGCACAGCTAGGAAGATATGAAAATAAATAGTGATTATCTAAAATGTCGTAATTTTTGATATTTTTCCATAGCCACTGCGTAAATCTTGGTGAAGGTAGAAATGCTTTGATGCGAGCAGCAGGGGGAAAGAACCAAACTGGTAATCCTTGATATTCTACACGCTCAAATAATGGAACATCCAGCAGCATTCCCTCATCATCATTAGTAGTTGCAATCTCTGCATCTATTCCTTCTGCGCGTAAAGCCCGTACCAAATTGAGAACTACCTGAGTCGGACCTCCTAGCTTGGGGCTGATTGAGGGAATTACGTGTAAAACTTTCATTTATATATCTCTCAGTGTAATTAACTTCGCGGATACTGGCGACGTAAGCGTTTAATTCCCAATAAACCAGGAAAAGTTTTAGCAAAGAAAATTAACCCCAAAATTGGCAACATTGAAGTTGTAAAGATAATCAGACTCCGCATAGAAACTGCTGCTGTAAAAAAGCCTAAAGCATTGACTACTATACCATAACCAGTAGTATGAAATGCGGCTGTCCGAGACCACCAAGTGGCTAATATACCTAGGCACACAGATATTAATAACACTGCCAACATACCCCCCATCATGTAGCTTTCACCTACATAAGTTGAGGCTACTGTCCAACCATCAGCACCCACGACTTCCTCAATGGATATACTTAGACCTTCGGGTTTATCAGGCCACAAAACTCTTGGTATGGGTTTGGTTGCAAATACAAACAGTAATTCTAGTCCCAAAAAATCATGTTTATTCGGGAAAGCATCGACTAATAAACCAATGGTATGTAGGTTGTAGTCAACTGATAGGGTTCCTTGCACTTTCTGACTGGCGTAGGCTGCGGTTTCTAAATATCGGCTAATGCCCATCTCTCTAAACCCCAGCATATGACGGGTGGCAAACACCATTGCATATCCCATCACAGCAATGGGAGCAGTGACATTTAATAGATTAGGGCGTTGTATTGTGAGTAAATAGCCACCTAAAAATGTGGCAATATATGCACCAAATATGTTGCGTGTTCCTCCGGCAAATCCATCAAAAAAAGTGAACGCAAAGATGATAAATACCACAAATATCTGCCAACTGCGAAAAGATTGACGACGATTCCAGATAATACCTGCTAGGGGGGGTATGGCGTAAGAAAATAGCTTTAGTTCCGACAAAAATACTCGCCAGTCACCTAAACGCCCTCGTCCCCACGGCACAGCAAATCGAGGTCCGAGTTCAGCTTCAATTAACTTGATAGGATTGAATTCAACTGTTATAAAAACATAAAAGTATGCGAGAAAGGCTGATATCAAAAAAATCCTAAACAGCGCGTTGTCAGGAATATTACTAAAGTCTAAGAAACTGGGAGGTACTGGCTTAAACAAGGTTATATGGCGACCAATTGCTATTCCAGCAAACCCCACCAACAGAACGTAGAGAGCATAGGCAGTTTGCTCAGAAGTTAAAAGTTGATCAAACTTTGTCTGTGGATATAGAAACTCAATCAGTGTTAAAAAATATAGAGCTACGATACTAGCTAAATCGGCTCGAAACAAATTTCGCAACCCGCGAGTACTGTCACTCCAAATACTGAGAGCTATGCCTACTAATACGGAAATAGCTACCTGATTAGCCATCAGGCTAGGAGTTTGATCTAGACTAATGTTTACGAATGCTACGATTAAGCTAGAGATAAAGACAACTGTTCCCAAAAATGTGGCTTTGGCGATGTTTTTTTTGAAGACAGGTGGCTTTTGCTGTGGATAATAGGGATTGCTGGAGATGTTCATGAGATTGATATCATTTCCCATAAAAAACTGCGAATCTGCGAACTAATAAACGTTGATCCAACATCACTAGATTATGTGTGATTTACCCGATACGTTAAGAATGAGCTTTTGATAGAGAGATTCATAAGTATCTACCATATTTGCTAAAGAAAATCGCTTTTTTATGAGTTGAGAACCAGCAATAGCCACGGAGTTCCGTAAACTGAGATTGACAAAAGCCTCTAACCCGGTCAAGTTATCTTTTCCAGAAGCGACAAAACAAACTTCTGGAGGAAACTTTAGCTCATCTGCTAGAGATGAACTAATCATACATGGCAAAGACCAAGCCATTGCCTCCAACAAAGCAAATGGCAATCCCTCAAACTGAGCCGGATGAAAAAATCCATCTGCTGCTGCTAAAAATGGTGTTACGTCATTTTGCCAACCCAAGCGTTGGATGTATCCTTGGGCATTATATTCGATAACCCATTGATCCCACATGGGTGTTAAACGCCCATCTCCAACCCATAAAAAACGTGCAGTGGGAAGGTTATGCTTGAGGTTAGTTGCCCATTGTAAAAATAGCAGCGGTTGCTTTTGTGTTTCCATTCTTCCCACTGCTACTATTAGTAACTCATCTGCATGGATTCCTAATTCCGAACGAGTAGCTTGACGCTTTGTTAAACGTTCTGTATCTTCAGGAATGCAAACTCCATTTTCAATAACTTTTATTTGCTGATCAAAAGAAGGAAGAAACTTTTT contains the following coding sequences:
- a CDS encoding glycosyltransferase family 4 protein, which gives rise to MRILFVSSSSGSRGGGELYLIYLGQELANRGYSVGLWCSQHPIMDELASSFARFGEVMRSPYVNTYNRKLRSFSDVFPRSHHACISDWQAFQPDIIHLNKQNLEDGLDLLTWSDSLQIPTLATIHITQTQASLGAFLGTWRDKIAKRALKSFSGSLLAISENRGRELKKFLPSFDQQIKVIENGVCIPEDTERLTKRQATRSELGIHADELLIVAVGRMETQKQPLLFLQWATNLKHNLPTARFLWVGDGRLTPMWDQWVIEYNAQGYIQRLGWQNDVTPFLAAADGFFHPAQFEGLPFALLEAMAWSLPCMISSSLADELKFPPEVCFVASGKDNLTGLEAFVNLSLRNSVAIAGSQLIKKRFSLANMVDTYESLYQKLILNVSGKSHII
- a CDS encoding glycosyltransferase — translated: MKVLHVIPSISPKLGGPTQVVLNLVRALRAEGIDAEIATTNDDEGMLLDVPLFERVEYQGLPVWFFPPAARIKAFLPSPRFTQWLWKNIKNYDILDNHYLFSYLPSCAAIFAQWQQVPYTVRIMGQLTPWALAQSQLKKQIYSTVIERRNLNNAAAIHCTSVGEMEDALRFEVTPPKIVLPLGVNPPLLIRDAKSKLRHQYNISSEVPIVLFLSRLHYKKRPELLIQSLGGLVKQEQKFHLLIAGSGEDLYVKSLQQIVASLNLTEQTSFVGFVSGYDKDLLLQGADLFVLPTYSENFGIALAEAMVSGLPIITTPGVQIAPEIAAAQAGIIVEGEIEALQGAIANFLNSPQMREQMGQNGRLFALEQYSWQTIAKQLATAYQNIINQ
- a CDS encoding polysaccharide biosynthesis tyrosine autokinase, with amino-acid sequence MINQNSNIISNANENGKVNIAPTLLPFQPFSPLETEDEDWNPRELLGILRRRALVITVVVASVMGAVTYSTLKQEKIYQGNFQLLVEPVTGDNTLQTLNLPDSAVPKSGLDYESQIQVLKSQEVMENVINKLKSDHKDVIRKLRYDYLNDYPKIDYNYLIKNLTIRRLGPTKVIEVSYKSKYPEEIKIVLDTISKYYLTDSLKKRQTKLRQGLEFIKKQRPVRQNIVTQLERKLEIFRQRYEFIDPESKSNSVAQQMQTLDQQRLDVNQQLATARAAYISLSTPEGKLSILNNAPIYGQLVVQLRQLETQISAELVRFQPDNPVVESLQEKRRNLLPLLQEEENRFLGLRVAEATTQIQKLEVESRELAKVEQQLKFRFQQLPILTRQYSEIQRELQVANDALNKFLTTEQELSIGVAQTEVPWELIQKPILGKFPISPDIPRSLLLGLMTSLAAGIGIGLLLEKMDNTYHTVESMKEKIKLPFLGSLPLDKQISTNQLSNPNNGVAKEENWLGNLSQKIPQNITQNIGWFSNLFRRRHSSDGYYGQGIFWESLQVLYSNIQLLNSDKPIHALVVSSAMPGDGKTTVSFHIAQIAAALGKRVLLIDADLRRPQVHKVSNLHNLSGLSNVISSNMPVEQVIQQIPSMDLLSVITAGPTPPDPARLLSSDKMKQLMEYFKKNFDLVIYDAPPMLGLVDARLLAPQTDGMILVARIDKTDKSALIQLQDTLRSSPINVLGVVANGDKKKLSGYNSYYYSKRKESRLG
- a CDS encoding WcaF family extracellular polysaccharide biosynthesis acetyltransferase; the protein is MRLDNYKLSKYTPGAPYLQQLLWYFLGSPLVESYLLPISSVKIAVLRIFGANIGTGVRIKPGVRIKFPWRLSIGNYVWIGENTWIDNLAPVVIKDHVCLSQGVYLCTGNHDWNHLDFQLIPAPIHIEESSWIAAKSVIGPGVTIGQGAVLTLGSVTGKSLESMMIYAGNPAQPIKKRKI
- a CDS encoding YdcF family protein, which translates into the protein MKRLYRQFKKYWVLSLVGLILVLLSVIPIRIAIASYQAPQPQAILTLGGGPEREEFTAEFAQNHPYLDIWVSSGILPAQALAIFGAVAIPTNRIHLDYRAVDTVTNFTTLVDDFQQRHIQHVYLITSDFHLPRAKTIATLVLGSQGITFTPISIPSKRPRESVVRIIRDSGRSLLWIVSGRTGASFNPRFRPPVYASR